AGCGGGAGTTGCTCAAAGAAATGGGCATCCTGATGGAGTCCCATGTATCGTCCACCATAAAAGACTCCACCGGCGATCTCTCATCATATTCCTACCACATGGCCGACCAGGGGACCGATGCCATGGAGCGCGAACTGGCTTTCATGTTCGCCTCCAAGTCCGGACGGTTGGTGTATCATATCGACGAAGCGCTCAGGCGCATCGAGGACGGCAGCTACGGCAAGTGTGGGTTGTGCAAAAAACAGATCAGCAAACCGAGACTGACTGCCGTACCACATGCCCGGCTATGCATCGATTGCAAGTCATCCGAAGAGGAAAAGAAGTCTGGCCCCCAAAAACGCTAAAAACCTCCTCTGGCCGCTCGTAATCATCATCGCGGTGTTACTCGCCGATCAAGTGAGCAAAATACTGGCCGTCCACTACCTGGCCGAATCGTCATCCGGGTCGGTCGAGGTGTTGGGTCGCTTTCTCATGTTCACGTTGGTGTACAACGAGGGCGGCGCCATGGGCACCAACCTGGGATCATCGACCTATTATCTAATAGCCTCCTTGCTCATTCTTCTCTTTCTGCTCTATTATGTGTACCTGGCCCGCAGCGATCGTATGCTGGCCAACACCCTCGCCTTTGTTGCCGGCGGCGCAATGGGAAACATAGTTGACCGCATTCGCCTTGGACGTGTGATTGACTTTATCGACGTTAATGTGCCGGACATCACACTTTTCGATTATGGATTGCAGCGCTGGTGGACCTTTAACATCGCCGACAGCGCTATCACCTGCGCCATAATCGTACTTCTGATCCGGATGATCTTCGGACGCAAAGATTCACTCACCGCACCTGATAAGCAACCGTCCGACATAGCCCTGAAACCATAGCAGCGAACGACTGCATACAGATAACATCTATTGACCGGAGGTTCTGTGTGAATCTGTCGGAGAGGATCATAGACATTGTCCACCGATGGCGATCGAGTTCGCCAAGGCGTCGCTGGCCGGTTTCGCTTGTCGTCATGCTCTGCTTCGTGGTTGGAAACATAGCTCTGGTCTGGTCTGCGTTGTGGATAGACCGCCGTCTCGGCATACGCGTAACCGGATTCGAAGAACTCAGATATGCCCTTGGCTGGCCCATCTGTGTTATGGGCTCCTTGCTGATGCTCTGGATCGTGTTCTTGTTCTTTCGACAAAGAGGCACACCGGTTCCATTGAATCCTCCAAAGAGTCTGATCACTTCAGGTCCGTATAGGGTCACAAGGAATCCAATGATATCCGGGTGGTTCATAGGTTCCTTCGGATTGGCGATTGTGCTTGGGTCGATTGTGCAGTTCTTCGTTGTAACGCCGCTTTTGATGCTCCCCTTTATTCTGTTCGTCATAAAAGTCGAAGAACCGGAATTGGAAAAACGGTTTGGGCAGGAGTATTTGAACTACAAGAATAGTGTGCCCCGGTTCTTTCCACGGCTGCGACCCCGCCGGACTGAAAGCAGTTCGTGACTTTGTCGGTCTCCCTTGCAGGCTACTCAAACGCGAACAAAGCAGACTGGAAAACACGGGTCGAGTAAGCAGCTTGCTCCAGTGTGTAGAACCTACCTTCAACAAGATCGGATGTTGCCCAGAACTCTCTTGCCTGTTCTTCTGACCAGAAGAAGACAGACTTGCGTCAGAAATTGTCGATGATACTCGGATCACGCCAATTGGGCAAATCCAGCGGCGGCACAAAAACCATCGGCGCCGGTCCGCCTTCCAATATGTCGATGTTAAGATCACTGTCGATGGCCATGACGATCGATCGACCGGAAACAACGCATTCGGTCTTGACCCGTGTCGACAACTGTTCTTTTCTCAAACGCCCTTGCACGAAGGGCGTGGCTGTCGTGTCGACTGCTCAGGCGGCATTGGTTTGTTCACCGGACTCGAATGTGAAATGATGAGGCGTTGTTTCGCACGTCACGGGATATGCCCAGCTAACCTCCCCGTTGTCGTTTCTGAACAGGAACACAAGATGCTTCTCAAGGTCATCGAGTATTTCGTTCACGCGCGGCAGAGATATCTTCAATTCCCGGGCAATAAACTCAGGTGACAAGGGCCGCCCAACTCTTGGTATCTCCCGGACCGTAAAATTACGTACCCGATGATGGTCCTCGGACATGAACTCCAACAGGGTTGCAACAGCCGCCGGGGCCTGAGACAACTCCTGTTCCCATTCTCGTCGTGGCAGTTCCACAATCCGGCGTCCCTGCCCAACTAATATCTTCTCACTCACGACGGCACCTCCATTGTGGTCGGTGTTTCTTCTGAGCACCAATAAATGCATTGTTGCGCTCTCACGCACCTGATATTCAAAAAGCCGCCAAGGTAGACCCCGGCATTTCCCGGGAACCAAATAACCGAAAAAGTGATTGCGGAATGTATACAGAGTAAATAGGTTGACTTTATCAAACAAAAGGAGAACGGTATGACCAAATCAGCGATCCTGTTCATTGGATTGGTCGCCCTGCTTTGCACCGCGGCGACGGCCGGGGACCTGCCCTGGTTCGACATGGAGAAGTGTACTTTCTGCAAACACATCACAGCCGAAAAAGGCTTGATGGAGCACATGAATT
This genomic window from Candidatus Zixiibacteriota bacterium contains:
- a CDS encoding TraR/DksA family transcriptional regulator, with the translated sequence MRKTEMKKFTKLLLDKKRELLKEMGILMESHVSSTIKDSTGDLSSYSYHMADQGTDAMERELAFMFASKSGRLVYHIDEALRRIEDGSYGKCGLCKKQISKPRLTAVPHARLCIDCKSSEEEKKSGPQKR
- the lspA gene encoding signal peptidase II; this translates as MPGYASIASHPKRKRSLAPKNAKNLLWPLVIIIAVLLADQVSKILAVHYLAESSSGSVEVLGRFLMFTLVYNEGGAMGTNLGSSTYYLIASLLILLFLLYYVYLARSDRMLANTLAFVAGGAMGNIVDRIRLGRVIDFIDVNVPDITLFDYGLQRWWTFNIADSAITCAIIVLLIRMIFGRKDSLTAPDKQPSDIALKP
- a CDS encoding isoprenylcysteine carboxylmethyltransferase family protein — encoded protein: MNLSERIIDIVHRWRSSSPRRRWPVSLVVMLCFVVGNIALVWSALWIDRRLGIRVTGFEELRYALGWPICVMGSLLMLWIVFLFFRQRGTPVPLNPPKSLITSGPYRVTRNPMISGWFIGSFGLAIVLGSIVQFFVVTPLLMLPFILFVIKVEEPELEKRFGQEYLNYKNSVPRFFPRLRPRRTESSS